A portion of the Panthera tigris isolate Pti1 chromosome E1, P.tigris_Pti1_mat1.1, whole genome shotgun sequence genome contains these proteins:
- the G6PC1 gene encoding glucose-6-phosphatase catalytic subunit 1, giving the protein MEKGMNVLHDFGIQSTHYLQVNYQDSQDWFILVSVIADLRNAFYVLFPIWFHLREAVGIKLLWVAVIGDWLNLVFKWILFGQRPYWWVMDTDYYGNTSVPLIKQFPVTCETGPGSPSGHAMGTAGVYYVMVTSTLSMFRGKKKPTYRFRCLNVILWLGFWAVQLNVCLSRIYLAAHFPHQVVAGVLSGIAVAETFRHIQSIYNASLKKYFLITFFLLSFAIGFYLLLKGLGVDLLWTLEKARRWCERPEWVHIDTTPFASLLKNVGTLFGLGLALNSSMYRESCKGTLSKWFPFRLSCIVVSLILLHLFDSLKPPSQIELIFYILSFCKSAAVPLASVSLIPYCLARVLGQPDKKSL; this is encoded by the exons ATGGAGAAAGGAATGAATGTTCTTCATGACTTTGGGATCCAGTCAACGCACTACCTCCAGGTGAATTACCAGGACTCCCAGGATTGGTTCATCTTGGTGTCCGTGATTGCAGACCTCAGGAATGCCTTCTATGTCCTCTTCCCCATCTGGTTCCATCTTCGCGAAGCTGTGGGCATTAAACTCCTCTGGGTAGCTGTGATTGGAGACTGGCTCAACCTCGTCTTTAAGTG GATTCTCTTTGGACAGCGTCCATACTGGTGGGTCATGGACACCGACTACTACGGCAACACCTCCGTGCCACTGATAAAGCAGTTCCCAGTCACCTGCGAGACTGGACCAG GAAGTCCCTCTGGTCATGCCATGGGTACAGCAGGTGTATACTATGTGATGGTCACATCCACCCTCTCTATGTTTCGGGGAAAGAAAAAGCCAACCTACAGATTTCG GTGCTTGAACGTCATTTTGTGGTTGGGATTCTGGGCAGTGCAGCTGAACGTCTGTTTGTCCCGAATCTACCTTGCTGCTCATTTTCCCCATCAGGTTGTCGCTGGAGTCCTATCAG GCATTGCTGTTGCTGAAACTTTCCGCCACATCCAGAGCATCTACAATGCCAGcctcaagaaatattttctcattaccTTCTTCCTGCTCAGCTTTGCCATTGGATTTTACCTGCTGCTAAAGGGGTTGGGTGTAGACCTCCTGTGGACACTAGAAAAAGCCAGGAGATGGTGTGAGCGGCCAGAATGGGTCCACATTGACACCACGCCCTTTGCCAGCCTCCTCAAGAATGTGGGCACCCTCTTCGGCTTGGGGCTGGCTCTCAACTCCAGCATGTATCGGGAGAGCTGCAAGGGCACACTTAGCAAGTGGTTCCCATTCCGCCTCAGCTGTATTGTGGTCTCTCTCATCCTCCTGCACCTCTTTGACTCTTTGAAACCCCCATCCCAAATTGAGCTGATCTTCTACATCCTGTCCTTCTGCAAGAGTGCAGCGGTGCCCCTGGCATCTGTCAGCCTCATACCCTACTGTCTTGCCCGGGTCCTGGGCCAGCCAGACAAGAAGTCTTTGTAA